In a single window of the Atlantibacter hermannii genome:
- the yccX gene encoding acylphosphatase yields MSNVCVIAWVHGKVQGVGFRYSTQHEASRLGLTGYARNLDDGSVEVVACGENDRVEQLLAWLKAGGPRNARVEKVLHEPHRPEREWSNFGIRY; encoded by the coding sequence ATGTCAAATGTCTGCGTAATCGCCTGGGTGCATGGCAAGGTTCAGGGTGTGGGATTTCGTTACAGCACCCAGCATGAAGCCAGCCGTCTCGGGCTGACAGGCTATGCCCGCAACCTCGATGACGGCAGCGTCGAAGTCGTGGCATGCGGTGAAAATGACCGCGTGGAACAATTACTGGCGTGGTTGAAAGCGGGCGGGCCGCGCAACGCCCGGGTCGAAAAAGTTTTGCATGAACCTCATCGCCCCGAGCGGGAGTGGTCAAACTTCGGCATTCGGTACTAA
- the tusE gene encoding sulfurtransferase, with protein sequence MMLTFNDREFETDNDGYLKDSSQWSEGLAEVIAAQEGITLTAEHWEVVRFVRDFYLEFNTSPAIRMLVKAMAKAFGEEKGNSRYLYRLFPKGPAKQATKIAGLPKPVKCI encoded by the coding sequence ATGATGTTGACGTTTAACGATAGAGAATTTGAAACCGATAATGACGGTTATTTGAAAGATTCCAGCCAGTGGAGTGAAGGCCTGGCGGAAGTGATTGCCGCTCAGGAAGGCATCACGCTGACGGCAGAGCACTGGGAAGTGGTGCGTTTCGTCCGTGATTTTTATCTGGAATTTAATACATCGCCCGCAATCCGCATGCTGGTAAAAGCCATGGCAAAAGCCTTTGGCGAAGAAAAAGGCAATAGTCGCTATCTGTATCGCCTGTTTCCGAAAGGCCCGGCGAAGCAGGCAACGAAAATCGCCGGGTTGCCTAAGCCGGTGAAGTGCATTTAG
- the yccA gene encoding putative carrier/transport protein: MDRIVYSSRETTSLLSTHKVLRNTYFLLSLTLAFSAMTATASTVLGLPSPGLILTLVGMYGLMFLTYKTANSPAGIFSAFAFTGFLGYILGPILNAYLSAGMGDVIGMALGGTALVFFCCSAYVLTTRKDMSFMGGMLMAGIVVVLIGMVANIFLQLPALHLAISAVFILISSGAILYETSNIIHGGETNYIRATVSLYVSLYNIFVSLLSILGFASRD, encoded by the coding sequence ATGGATCGCATAGTTTATTCCTCACGCGAAACTACATCGCTGCTTAGCACGCATAAAGTGCTGCGTAACACTTATTTTCTGTTGAGCCTGACGCTGGCGTTCTCTGCGATGACCGCAACCGCCAGTACGGTACTGGGCCTGCCATCACCGGGTCTTATCCTGACGCTGGTCGGCATGTATGGACTGATGTTCCTGACCTATAAAACCGCGAATTCGCCGGCGGGTATTTTTTCCGCTTTCGCCTTCACGGGTTTCCTGGGTTATATCCTCGGTCCAATCCTGAATGCCTATTTGTCTGCCGGTATGGGTGACGTAATCGGTATGGCGCTGGGCGGTACGGCACTGGTGTTCTTCTGCTGCTCCGCCTATGTCCTGACGACCCGTAAAGATATGTCCTTTATGGGCGGTATGCTGATGGCTGGCATCGTAGTGGTGTTGATCGGGATGGTGGCAAACATCTTCCTGCAACTCCCTGCCCTGCATCTGGCAATCAGTGCCGTGTTTATTCTGATCTCTTCTGGCGCAATCCTGTATGAGACCAGCAATATCATTCATGGTGGCGAAACTAACTATATCCGCGCAACCGTAAGCCTTTACGTGTCGCTGTATAATATCTTCGTCAGCCTGCTGAGCATTCTGGGCTTCGCAAGCCGCGATTAA
- a CDS encoding Lipid A core - O-antigen ligase and related enzymes: MILKNKNIARSALLPILAAYYLLILIVYIPNMGGAGLNLPQNILSWIVIEVIVLIAGMTAIWQKNMRWDMPLVFFAAGAMLLTLPLLWSPSSFRLFALARFAGLVGGVIFYLALLQYSLDGRLKRHIVMLIVTAAALQCALVIYQASQNSVENMMEFVPGTRPYGIFQQVNVLASFIATGYCCAGWLLYRARSWGWRWVWLSAIALFVVMLDLLQSRAGIIGALLYTLFILAIRFRARHKGMFTLLVAVVSLSLLALHIIKFYGSGSAFLQHFGSVEKGHSTLERWIMIKTSWKMIVAHPFSGWGYGSFEYIASRFSLADYQHLLNAEHPHNEVLFEWAEGGLLALAGMLTIVVGAMWMLRRAPRSGIALWGVMLPIVFHMMVEYPLLQSVPHWFTLLLLCRLAVCRRAFTLPKRSLKNKLAYASDGGGRTDFYAHRL; the protein is encoded by the coding sequence ATGATATTAAAAAACAAAAATATAGCGCGTAGCGCGTTATTGCCGATCCTGGCTGCTTATTATTTACTGATATTGATAGTCTATATTCCGAATATGGGCGGGGCAGGACTCAACTTACCTCAAAATATTCTCAGCTGGATAGTTATTGAGGTCATTGTTTTGATCGCCGGGATGACTGCCATCTGGCAAAAAAATATGCGCTGGGATATGCCACTGGTTTTTTTTGCCGCGGGCGCAATGCTCCTCACGCTTCCCCTGTTATGGAGCCCGTCTTCTTTCCGGCTCTTCGCGCTGGCGCGTTTTGCCGGGCTTGTGGGCGGCGTGATTTTCTATTTAGCCTTGCTGCAATATTCGCTGGATGGGCGGTTGAAACGCCACATCGTGATGCTGATCGTGACCGCTGCGGCGCTGCAATGCGCCCTGGTTATCTATCAGGCCTCTCAGAACTCAGTCGAAAATATGATGGAATTTGTGCCTGGCACGCGTCCCTATGGCATATTTCAGCAGGTAAATGTGTTGGCGAGCTTTATCGCGACGGGGTATTGCTGTGCGGGATGGTTGCTTTACCGGGCCCGAAGCTGGGGTTGGCGCTGGGTCTGGTTATCCGCAATTGCGTTGTTTGTCGTGATGCTGGATCTGTTGCAGTCCCGAGCGGGCATTATCGGCGCTTTACTGTATACCCTGTTTATTTTAGCGATCCGCTTTAGAGCGCGGCACAAAGGGATGTTCACCTTACTCGTTGCCGTCGTTTCACTATCCCTGCTTGCATTGCATATCATTAAATTTTACGGCTCAGGCAGCGCTTTTTTACAGCATTTTGGCAGTGTCGAAAAAGGCCACTCCACGCTGGAGCGGTGGATCATGATCAAAACCAGCTGGAAAATGATCGTGGCGCACCCGTTCTCCGGCTGGGGATACGGCAGTTTTGAATATATTGCCAGCCGTTTTTCACTCGCGGATTACCAGCATCTTTTAAATGCCGAACACCCTCATAATGAAGTGTTATTTGAATGGGCTGAGGGAGGACTGCTGGCGCTGGCAGGGATGTTAACAATCGTAGTGGGTGCGATGTGGATGCTGCGGCGAGCGCCGCGCAGTGGCATTGCGTTATGGGGCGTTATGCTGCCGATTGTCTTCCATATGATGGTCGAATACCCGCTGTTACAGTCGGTGCCACACTGGTTTACCTTACTGCTCCTCTGCCGGCTGGCAGTATGCCGACGCGCCTTTACGCTCCCGAAGCGCTCGCTAAAAAATAAGCTGGCTTATGCCAGCGACGGCGGCGGCAGGACTGATTTTTATGCTCACCGGCTTTAA
- the ccpA gene encoding LacI family transcriptional regulator — translation MSTINDVSRLAGVSKATVSRVLSGSRGVKEASRLAVLKAVDELNYRPNVIAQSLLSQSTGCIGVICAQENINQTTGYLYALEKHLSQHQKHLLLRFANTKSAVLNALEELNCGLCDDILIIGARFALDIDQENVILVDCMDAENVNSIQFDHTFAAETACNYLISQGRRQIAVIQPKGSGFAEHVLLGYKHALEKNFLPFNRNLVFLEAASSSVALQELLNNAATLNFNALMVADEHEAQHIIPQLQAFNKSVPEDIMVFSLGGSLQLPGVPVIPAIEYPIEAMAARIVNWLTEQTQDMLGTQLMRGDLFIPDVRRKVNR, via the coding sequence ATGTCAACAATCAACGATGTATCACGTTTAGCCGGGGTCTCCAAAGCCACGGTGTCACGGGTGTTGAGTGGTTCACGCGGGGTAAAGGAAGCCAGCCGCCTGGCGGTGCTTAAAGCCGTTGATGAACTCAATTATCGGCCAAATGTTATTGCACAGTCGTTGCTGAGCCAGTCAACGGGTTGTATTGGCGTTATTTGCGCGCAGGAAAACATCAACCAGACCACCGGTTATCTTTATGCACTGGAAAAACACCTCAGCCAGCATCAGAAGCACCTGCTGCTGCGGTTCGCCAATACCAAAAGCGCGGTGTTAAATGCTCTGGAAGAACTTAACTGCGGGCTATGCGACGACATTTTGATCATCGGCGCACGTTTTGCGCTCGATATCGATCAGGAAAACGTCATTCTGGTGGATTGCATGGATGCGGAAAACGTCAACAGCATCCAGTTTGATCATACTTTCGCGGCGGAAACTGCCTGTAACTACCTGATCAGCCAGGGGCGGCGGCAAATCGCCGTGATCCAGCCCAAAGGCAGCGGCTTTGCCGAGCATGTATTGCTGGGTTACAAACATGCGCTGGAAAAAAACTTCCTGCCTTTTAACCGTAATCTGGTGTTTCTGGAAGCGGCATCATCGTCGGTAGCGCTGCAGGAGTTACTCAACAACGCGGCGACGCTCAACTTTAACGCCCTGATGGTTGCTGATGAGCATGAAGCCCAGCACATCATTCCGCAGTTGCAGGCGTTTAATAAATCAGTGCCGGAAGACATTATGGTATTCAGCCTTGGCGGATCGCTGCAACTTCCGGGCGTCCCGGTTATTCCTGCCATTGAATATCCCATCGAAGCCATGGCGGCGCGTATCGTCAACTGGCTGACGGAGCAAACCCAGGACATGTTGGGGACCCAGCTGATGCGCGGTGATTTATTTATTCCGGACGTGCGGCGTAAAGTAAACCGCTAA
- the gmuB gene encoding PTS system cellobiose/chitosan transporter subunit IIB: MYRIMLCCSAGMSTSLLVRKMEEVAQERGLAVEINAFGVSEFDTQFPNYQVVLIGPQVKYMLGTLSAKAAPHSIPVQPIDMMDYGMQRGDKVLDYALSLIEAAH; the protein is encoded by the coding sequence ATGTACAGGATTATGTTGTGTTGCTCGGCAGGGATGTCCACCAGTTTGCTGGTGCGGAAAATGGAAGAAGTGGCGCAGGAACGCGGCCTGGCGGTGGAAATTAATGCCTTCGGCGTATCCGAATTTGATACGCAGTTTCCCAACTACCAGGTCGTCCTGATTGGGCCGCAGGTTAAATATATGTTAGGAACCCTGTCGGCTAAGGCGGCACCTCACAGCATTCCCGTCCAGCCTATTGATATGATGGATTACGGAATGCAGCGCGGTGATAAAGTTCTCGACTATGCTCTGTCGCTCATTGAAGCGGCGCACTAA
- the gmuC gene encoding PTS system cellobiose/chitosan transporter subunit IIC: MSSLYQSMIAVIEQSITPLAGRLGQQKYVIAIRDGFTAALPFMIIGSFMLVFIFPPFSADTTNSFARGWLDFSQTYREQLMLPFNLSMGVMTFFISVGIGASLGRQFNLDPVMSGLLAFMAFLLVAAPYADGKISTQYLSGQGIFTALITAIYSTRVYAWLKQNNITIRLPKEVPTGVARSFEILIPVVVVMGTLHPLNLFVEAQTGMIIPQAIMHLLEPLVSASDSLPAILLSVLLCQIFWFAGIHGSLIVTGIMNPFWMANLSANQAALAAGTALPHVYLQGFWDHYLLIGGVGSTLPLAFLLLRSRVTHLRTIGKMGVVPSFFNINEPILFGAPIIMNPMLFIPFVCVPLVNAVLAYTATRLDWLPQVVSLTPWTTPAPIGASWAANWAFSPVVMCLICMVMSALIYLPFLRAYERSLMKTEEQKAQNTAPMAEPAKSN, from the coding sequence ATGAGTTCACTCTATCAGTCAATGATCGCGGTCATTGAGCAATCCATCACCCCGCTGGCCGGGCGTCTTGGGCAGCAAAAATATGTGATTGCCATCCGCGACGGCTTTACCGCCGCGCTGCCGTTTATGATTATCGGCTCCTTCATGCTGGTATTTATCTTCCCGCCATTCTCCGCGGATACCACTAACAGCTTCGCACGCGGCTGGCTGGATTTTTCCCAGACTTACCGCGAACAGCTGATGTTGCCGTTTAACCTCAGTATGGGCGTGATGACGTTCTTCATTTCAGTGGGGATCGGAGCAAGCCTCGGACGGCAGTTCAATCTTGATCCGGTGATGTCCGGCCTGCTGGCGTTTATGGCATTCCTGCTGGTGGCCGCGCCTTATGCGGATGGCAAAATTTCCACCCAGTATCTGTCAGGGCAGGGGATTTTTACCGCGTTGATCACCGCTATCTATTCCACGCGTGTTTATGCCTGGCTTAAGCAGAACAACATTACCATCCGTCTGCCGAAAGAAGTGCCGACCGGCGTGGCGCGCTCGTTTGAGATTTTGATCCCGGTTGTGGTGGTGATGGGCACGCTGCACCCGCTGAACCTGTTTGTTGAAGCGCAGACCGGCATGATCATCCCTCAGGCAATTATGCATCTGCTGGAGCCGCTGGTATCCGCCTCGGACTCTTTACCGGCGATTTTGCTGTCGGTGCTGCTGTGCCAGATTTTCTGGTTCGCAGGCATCCACGGTTCGCTTATCGTCACCGGCATTATGAACCCGTTCTGGATGGCCAACCTGTCGGCAAACCAGGCGGCGCTGGCGGCGGGTACGGCGTTACCGCACGTTTATCTGCAAGGTTTCTGGGATCACTATCTGCTGATTGGCGGCGTGGGTTCCACCTTACCGTTAGCTTTCCTGCTGCTGCGTAGCCGCGTCACGCACCTGCGTACCATCGGTAAAATGGGTGTGGTGCCAAGCTTCTTCAATATTAACGAACCGATCCTGTTCGGCGCGCCGATTATCATGAACCCGATGCTGTTTATCCCGTTCGTCTGCGTCCCGTTGGTCAACGCCGTGCTGGCCTATACCGCAACACGTCTCGACTGGCTGCCGCAGGTCGTGTCGCTCACCCCGTGGACCACACCTGCACCGATTGGCGCCTCCTGGGCGGCAAACTGGGCATTCAGCCCGGTGGTGATGTGCCTGATTTGTATGGTGATGTCAGCGCTGATTTACCTGCCTTTCCTGCGCGCTTATGAGCGTTCACTGATGAAAACCGAAGAGCAGAAAGCGCAAAATACCGCGCCGATGGCTGAGCCCGCCAAGAGCAACTAA
- the gmuD gene encoding glycosyl phosphatase, whose protein sequence is MTIKYRFPENFWWGSASSALQTEGESQGAGKGQTTWDYWFATQPWRFHNGVGPDDTSMFYRNWREDIALLKQLNHNSYRTSISWSRLIPEGTGEVNPQAVAFYNQVIDELIEQDITPFITLFHFDMPMAMQQKGGWESREVIDAFTRYAQTCFDLFGDRVLHWFTFNEPIVPVEGGYLYDFHYPNVVDFKRAATVAYHTVLAHASAVKAYRDGAWAGEIGIVLNLTPSYPRSQHPADVKAANYADLFFNRSFLDPVLRGSYPDELVAVLKEYDQLPACQPGDKALIEEGVIDLLGINYYQPRRVKCRDSAINKEAPFMPEWLFDYYEMPGRKMNPYRGWEIYEPGIYDILTNLRINYGNPRCFISENGMGVENEQRFIQDGQINDQYRIDFVTGHLQWLHKGITEGSRCLGYHMWTFIDNWSWCNGYKNRYGFIQLDLATQQRTIKRSGEWFAAVSANNGFEKE, encoded by the coding sequence ATGACCATCAAATACCGTTTCCCGGAAAATTTCTGGTGGGGTAGCGCCAGTTCCGCGCTGCAAACCGAAGGGGAAAGCCAGGGCGCAGGCAAAGGGCAAACCACCTGGGATTACTGGTTCGCCACCCAGCCATGGCGCTTTCATAACGGCGTAGGCCCGGATGATACGTCAATGTTTTATCGCAACTGGCGGGAAGACATTGCGTTACTGAAACAGTTAAATCACAACAGTTATCGCACCTCCATCAGCTGGTCGCGCCTGATCCCGGAAGGAACCGGGGAGGTCAACCCGCAGGCGGTCGCCTTTTACAACCAGGTTATTGATGAGCTGATCGAACAGGACATTACGCCGTTTATTACGCTGTTCCATTTCGATATGCCGATGGCGATGCAGCAAAAAGGCGGCTGGGAAAGCCGTGAGGTGATCGATGCGTTTACCCGCTATGCGCAAACCTGTTTCGACTTGTTTGGCGACCGGGTGCTGCACTGGTTTACCTTTAACGAGCCCATTGTCCCGGTAGAGGGCGGATATCTCTATGATTTCCACTATCCCAACGTTGTGGATTTTAAACGGGCGGCTACGGTGGCGTACCATACCGTTCTGGCCCATGCATCAGCGGTGAAGGCCTACCGCGACGGAGCCTGGGCCGGCGAAATCGGTATCGTGTTGAACCTGACGCCGTCATATCCACGCTCTCAGCATCCGGCAGACGTTAAGGCCGCAAACTATGCGGATCTGTTTTTCAATCGTAGTTTTCTCGACCCGGTCCTGCGCGGGAGCTATCCCGACGAGCTGGTGGCGGTGCTGAAAGAGTACGATCAGTTACCCGCCTGCCAGCCTGGCGATAAGGCGTTAATTGAAGAGGGCGTTATCGATCTGTTAGGGATTAATTATTATCAACCCCGACGGGTAAAATGCCGCGACAGCGCCATTAATAAAGAAGCGCCGTTTATGCCGGAATGGTTATTTGATTATTACGAGATGCCGGGCAGAAAAATGAATCCCTATCGCGGTTGGGAAATTTATGAACCGGGGATTTACGATATTCTGACCAATTTACGGATCAATTATGGTAACCCACGCTGTTTTATTTCTGAAAATGGCATGGGTGTCGAAAATGAACAGCGCTTTATTCAGGACGGACAAATTAACGATCAATATCGAATTGATTTTGTCACGGGCCATTTGCAATGGTTACATAAAGGAATAACCGAAGGCAGCAGATGCCTTGGGTATCACATGTGGACCTTCATTGATAACTGGTCGTGGTGTAACGGTTATAAAAACCGCTACGGCTTTATTCAACTGGATCTGGCAACCCAACAGCGCACGATTAAACGCAGCGGCGAGTGGTTCGCAGCCGTTTCGGCCAATAACGGTTTTGAAAAGGAGTAA
- the chbA_1 gene encoding chitobiose/cellobiose phosphotransferase enzyme IIA component has protein sequence MVVLEEAVMEIIVNAGQSRSLCFEALHAARQGNFDEAKNLLREADGYSRQAHRMQTKLIEQDAGEAKQPMTLIMVHAQDHLMNSLLARELCEEILHLYQR, from the coding sequence ATGGTGGTATTAGAAGAAGCGGTGATGGAGATTATTGTCAATGCCGGTCAGTCTCGCAGCCTGTGTTTTGAAGCATTACATGCGGCCCGGCAAGGCAACTTCGATGAAGCGAAAAACCTGCTGCGCGAAGCTGACGGGTATTCGCGTCAGGCTCACCGCATGCAGACAAAGCTTATTGAACAGGATGCGGGTGAGGCGAAACAGCCGATGACATTAATTATGGTTCACGCCCAGGATCATTTAATGAATTCGCTGTTAGCTCGTGAACTGTGTGAGGAAATATTGCATTTATATCAGCGTTAA